From a single Rutidosis leptorrhynchoides isolate AG116_Rl617_1_P2 chromosome 5, CSIRO_AGI_Rlap_v1, whole genome shotgun sequence genomic region:
- the LOC139849946 gene encoding uncharacterized protein, whose amino-acid sequence MEAYYKRMKPSPSTPINVVDMENLPSDPVDRPRILEYDANQRDEIRRQYWLRGPYQPKEFGDRFSEASTELLSCMWALNPRDSFSMFDLSKLIRLCEFYPKDFNSTDMIEFENELEIYHQSVLNDPKFKDLNGIADLARVMVETRKNRTYPLLYRLLKLALVLPVATATVERCFSSMKIIKSNLRNRIGEEFLNACVICAVEREALVEVKDEDVMERFNNMRLRRGKI is encoded by the exons ATGGAGGCTTATTATAAAAGAATGAAACCATCTCCTTCGACTCCTATTAATGTTGTTGATATGGAGAATCTTCCATCGGATCCGGTTGATAGACCAAGAATTTTAGAATATGATGCCAATCAAAGAGACGAGATAAGAAGACAATATTGGCTTAGAGGACCTTATCAACCGAAAG AGTTTGGTGATCGTTTTAGTGAAGCTAGTACCGAGTTACTTTCTTGTATGTGGGCGTTGAATCCACGCGATTCATTCTCGATGTTTGATTTGTCAAAACTAATAAGGTTGTGTGAGTTTTATCCAAAAGATTTTAATAGTACGGATATGATTGAATTTGAGAATGAACTTGAAATATACCATCAAAGtgtcctaaatgatccaaaatttAAGGACTTGAATGGTATTGCCGACCTTGCTAGAGTGATGGTGGAAACAAGGAAGAATAGAACTTATCCGTTGCTTTACCGGTTATTAAAGCTAGCATTGGTGTTACCCGTTGCGACCGCAACAGTTGAGCGATGTTTTTCATCAATGAAAATTATAAAGTCGAACCTACGCAACCGTATTGGAGAGGAGTTTCTCAATGCTTGTGTAATTTGTGCGGTCGAAAGAGAAGCTCTAGTCGAAGTTAAAGATGAAGATGTAATGGAGCGTTTTAATAATATGCGTTTACGTAGAGGAAAAATCTAG
- the LOC139848112 gene encoding uncharacterized protein, with translation MADDTTILSYWLNWRFFLCALWMVFAIIVITTLIIKYEVFYKKTSRKKENELVAEPIGILYEDETWRTSLKAVHPAWLLVYRLFAFGLMLAILIVNLVGAGADVFFYYTQWTFTLVTFYFALASSFSIYGCYQYWNELSNVNINNAILDPERGTYVAPATEEGSNSHSVPINPSNHGETHVRKTAGILGYFFQIVFQVCSGAVGLTDSVFWFIIYPFLTPPEYNLNFMDVSMHSVNAILLLVDLILNRLRFPFFRLAYFGLWTLIYVIFQWVVHACVFMWWPYSFLDLSSPYAPIWYLGVGLIHLPAYGIFALIVRGKQLLLSRYSETHGA, from the exons ATGGCTGATGATACAACCATCCTGAGTTACTGGTTGAACTGGCGGTTCTTCCTCTGTGCATTATGGATGGTCTTTGCTATTATAGTAATAACCACCTTGATAATCAAATACGAAGTTTTTTATAAAAAGACGAGTCGGAAAAAAGAAAACGAGCTTGTTGCAGAACCTATAGGGATTTTGTACGAGGATGAAACTTGGCGGACGTCTTTGAAAGCAGTTCATCCTGCTTGGCTGCTTGTTTACAGATTATTTGCATTTGGTTTGATGTTAGCAATTCTTATTGTTAATTTAGTCGGTGCAGGGGCCGACGTATTTTTCTATTACACTCA GTGGACATTTACTTTGGTCACTTTCTATTTTGCG CTTGCTTCTTCATTCTCAATTTATGGGTGTTACCAATATTGGAATGAACTTAgtaatgttaatatcaataatgCAATTTTAGACCCCGAACGAGGGACCTACGTGGCTCCCGCAACCGAAGAGGGCTCGAACTCCCACAGTGTGCCCATTAACCCAAGCAATCATGGAGAAACTCATGTTAGGAAGACTGCTGGGATATTGGGCTATTTTTTTCAAATAGTCTTTCAG GTTTGCTCTGGCGCTGTAGGTCTCACTGATAGTGTGTTTTGGTTCATAATTTATCCGTTTCTTACTCCTCCCGAGTACAATTTAAATTTC ATGGATGTTAGCATGCATTCAGTCAATGCCATTCTACTCCTTGTTGATCTTATTCTTAATCGCTTG CGGTTCCCTTTCTTTCGTTTGGCTTATTTTGGTCTATGGACATTGATATATGTCATTTTCCAGTGGGTCGTCCATGCGTGTGTATTCATGTG GTGGCCATATTCCTTCCTCGATTTATCATCTCCATATGCTCCCATTTG GTATTTAGGAGTGGGATTAATTCATCTCCCTGCATACGGCATCTTTGCACTCATAGTTAGGGGCAAGCAACTTCTACTGTCAAGATACTCTGAGACACATGGAGCATGA
- the LOC139849947 gene encoding uncharacterized protein, protein MAHLFCVASSNNDINVLNRSPLFDFIKNGTAPPSPFTVNGHDYTHDYYLANGIYPDWATLIKTYSSPTDNQAAKFTRFQESARKDVEHTFGVLQGILNILRVPGRAWKAKKKCPAFYILHNMIQEDNGYAITSLDYKYLIEPENQPAFVRNGNSSQATREKEIREKDVHNALRADLTEHICNLPPNFRRTI, encoded by the coding sequence ATGGCACACCTTTTTTGTGTTGCAAGTTCCAACAATGATATCAATGTGTTAAACCGATCACCATTGTTTGATTTTATTAAGAACGGTACTGCTCCACCTTCACCATTTACAGTAAATGGTCATGACTACACACAtgattattatctcgctaatggtATTTATCCGGATTGGGCTACACTTATTAAAACATATTCATCCCCAACTGACAACCAAGCTGCAAAGTTTACACGGTTTCAAGAAAGTGCACGAAAGGATGTCGAGCACACATTCGGTGTTCTTCaaggtatattaaatatattacgtGTGCCTGGACGAGCTTGGAAAGCCAAAAAAAAATGTCCCGCATTTTATATATTGCACAATATGATCCAAGAGGATAACGGTTATGCTATAACTTCACTCGACTATAAGTATTTAATAGAGCCAGAAAACCAACCTGCTTTTGTTAGGAATGGAAATAGTTCTCAAGCAACACGAGAAAAGGAAATACGCGAGAAAGATGTGCATAATGCACTTCGTGCCGACTTAACCGAGCATATATGCAATCTTCCACCAAATTTCCGCCGCACAATTTAA